One Leptolyngbya sp. SIO1E4 genomic region harbors:
- a CDS encoding ABC transporter ATP-binding protein: MLEVATPVALTTRKLTLAYDSKAIINTLDLAIPAGKITVLVGPNGCGKSTLLKGLGRLLKPKDGVVYLDSASIFKLPTKVVAKQLGLLPQGPTAPEGLTVRELVAQGRYPHQSWLQQWSEEDEKQVEAALAITELQAMAARPIDSLSGGQRQRAWIAMTLAQNTQILLLDEPTTFLDLAHQIEVLDLLYDLNQREGRTIVMVLHELNQACRYGDHLIALKEGRVYAQGQPQKVMTETLVQEVFDLDCRIVEDPVAGTPLCIPIGRKVLQMTP; the protein is encoded by the coding sequence ATGCTGGAAGTTGCTACCCCTGTTGCCCTCACCACCCGTAAACTGACCCTGGCCTATGACAGCAAGGCCATCATTAACACCCTAGATCTGGCAATTCCAGCGGGTAAAATCACCGTGTTAGTCGGGCCAAACGGCTGTGGAAAATCGACCCTGCTGAAAGGGCTAGGACGGTTGCTCAAGCCTAAGGATGGGGTTGTTTATTTGGACAGCGCTTCGATTTTTAAATTGCCGACCAAAGTCGTCGCGAAGCAGCTGGGTTTACTGCCCCAGGGGCCAACAGCCCCCGAAGGGCTAACCGTGCGTGAACTGGTAGCCCAAGGACGCTACCCCCACCAGAGTTGGCTGCAGCAGTGGAGCGAAGAAGACGAGAAACAGGTTGAGGCAGCCCTGGCCATTACCGAATTACAAGCGATGGCCGCGCGGCCAATCGATAGCCTCTCAGGGGGACAACGCCAGCGGGCTTGGATCGCCATGACGCTGGCTCAGAACACGCAGATTTTGCTGTTGGATGAACCCACGACCTTTCTAGATCTGGCTCACCAAATCGAAGTCTTAGACCTCCTCTATGATCTGAACCAACGTGAAGGCCGCACCATTGTAATGGTGCTGCATGAACTCAACCAGGCCTGTCGCTATGGAGACCACCTGATCGCGTTGAAAGAGGGGCGCGTGTATGCCCAGGGTCAGCCCCAAAAGGTGATGACCGAAACCCTGGTTCAGGAGGTGTTTGACCTGGACTGCCGGATTGTTGAAGACCCCGTTGCTGGCACCCCATTGTGCATCCCCATTGGTCGTAAAGTGTTGCAAATGACGCCTTAA
- a CDS encoding tetratricopeptide repeat protein: protein MKFSIRLWIVAIMAGVWLLFSQPASASNHQNFDVPSPSDLPQEVVAVSWPKPELASSKAMLMADQAAVPMKQMHDSFSIFKHVEFQTVYRAVMTNPLSAAAWNNLGHQLFSLDHYTEALTAYDHALFIEPDYSLGLANRCGVLSKLGEYAQALVSCELALEKNRHWGIQGAALAWDNRGDALFNLRRYEESLRSFEQALAINPNYQNARRNRAIAQYQLGQVPEHP from the coding sequence ATGAAATTTAGTATCAGACTCTGGATTGTGGCTATTATGGCTGGAGTTTGGTTATTATTCAGCCAACCTGCTTCCGCCTCCAATCATCAAAATTTTGATGTACCAAGTCCGAGCGATTTACCTCAAGAAGTTGTCGCTGTCTCTTGGCCAAAACCAGAACTCGCGTCATCTAAAGCCATGTTGATGGCGGATCAAGCGGCTGTGCCCATGAAGCAGATGCATGATAGCTTCAGCATTTTTAAGCATGTTGAATTTCAAACCGTTTATCGTGCGGTTATGACTAACCCATTGAGTGCAGCAGCGTGGAACAATTTAGGACATCAGCTATTTAGCTTAGACCACTATACAGAGGCATTAACCGCTTACGACCATGCATTATTCATTGAGCCAGACTATTCTTTAGGGTTGGCGAATCGATGTGGCGTGTTGAGTAAGTTAGGGGAATATGCCCAAGCTCTCGTGTCTTGTGAACTTGCCCTTGAAAAAAATAGGCACTGGGGCATACAAGGGGCAGCTTTAGCGTGGGACAACCGAGGTGATGCTTTATTTAACTTAAGGCGTTATGAAGAGTCGCTACGTTCTTTTGAACAGGCCCTCGCTATCAATCCTAATTATCAAAATGCACGGCGAAATCGAGCGATCGCACAGTATCAATTAGGTCAAGTGCCAGAACATCCCTGA
- the psbF gene encoding cytochrome b559 subunit beta codes for MTTNLTNQSARSEIEYPIYTIRWLAIHALGVPTVWFLGAIGAMQFITREGQLPIRIEFLGLDSRVSLVLLPLIISVAWNVINFGKPTVQEIRKVLGQ; via the coding sequence ATGACAACCAATTTAACCAATCAATCTGCTCGTTCAGAAATCGAGTACCCCATTTACACAATCCGCTGGTTAGCGATTCATGCTTTAGGCGTTCCTACAGTTTGGTTTTTAGGGGCGATCGGGGCCATGCAGTTTATTACCCGAGAAGGTCAATTGCCGATCCGCATTGAGTTTTTAGGGCTTGACTCTCGTGTATCGCTCGTGTTGTTACCGCTGATCATTTCTGTTGCTTGGAATGTGATCAATTTCGGCAAGCCAACTGTTCAAGAAATTCGGAAAGTTTTGGGCCAGTAG
- a CDS encoding photosystem II protein Y encodes MFNLIDLIDLRLLLVLSPVTTAIAWTMLIHQQFNLKNPWGF; translated from the coding sequence ATGTTTAACCTTATCGATTTGATTGATTTGAGGTTGCTGTTAGTGCTGTCACCGGTTACAACCGCGATCGCTTGGACAATGCTAATTCATCAGCAATTTAACCTGAAAAACCCCTGGGGCTTTTGA
- a CDS encoding cytochrome b559 subunit alpha, giving the protein MAGTTGERPLGDIVTDPQFWLLHLVNFPAVFLSGWLFVSTGLAYDIFGTPRPNQYYPSNQIKIPIVTERMQAKQEINQYLQQFEQTAPPLN; this is encoded by the coding sequence ATGGCAGGTACAACTGGCGAGCGTCCCCTGGGAGACATCGTGACCGATCCACAGTTTTGGCTGTTGCACCTGGTAAATTTTCCGGCGGTGTTTTTATCTGGGTGGTTGTTTGTGAGCACAGGGCTTGCCTACGACATCTTCGGCACCCCTCGACCCAATCAGTATTACCCCTCTAACCAGATCAAGATTCCTATCGTGACGGAGCGGATGCAGGCAAAACAGGAAATTAATCAGTATTTGCAGCAATTTGAACAAACTGCTCCGCCCCTCAACTAA
- a CDS encoding XRE family transcriptional regulator, with translation MKNENNGSISEDAFNLAREGRHKVELDLRTELGHKLREILIKKGLKQRELAKLLAIQQPEVSHLFNGHFTRFTIDKLIQLLGRLGWAVKFQTHPCETE, from the coding sequence ATGAAAAATGAGAATAATGGTTCTATCTCCGAAGATGCGTTTAACCTGGCGCGAGAAGGGCGTCATAAAGTTGAATTAGATCTTCGTACAGAGCTGGGTCATAAGTTACGTGAAATCCTAATTAAGAAAGGACTGAAGCAAAGAGAACTTGCCAAATTGCTGGCCATTCAGCAACCTGAGGTATCTCATCTGTTTAATGGTCATTTCACTCGATTCACGATAGATAAATTGATTCAGCTTTTGGGTCGGTTGGGATGGGCGGTTAAATTTCAAACACATCCCTGTGAGACCGAGTGA
- a CDS encoding bacterioferritin, producing MRDLDTQTTIELLNQIMEFELAGVVRYTHYSLMATGPNRIPIVDFFKAQANESLLHAQEAGEILTGLEGHPSQRIATIEETHRHSIQDLLQESLNHEQKALSMYKKLLDIVEDASIYLEEYTRTKIGQEELHNLEIKKMLRDYS from the coding sequence ATGCGAGACCTTGACACCCAAACGACTATCGAGCTGCTGAACCAAATTATGGAGTTTGAGCTAGCAGGCGTCGTGCGTTACACCCACTACTCCCTCATGGCAACCGGCCCCAATCGCATTCCTATTGTGGATTTCTTTAAAGCCCAAGCCAATGAGTCTTTGCTCCACGCGCAAGAAGCAGGTGAGATCCTGACCGGGTTAGAAGGTCATCCAAGTCAGCGCATTGCCACCATTGAAGAGACTCATCGACACTCAATACAGGATCTGCTGCAAGAAAGCCTCAACCATGAGCAAAAAGCGTTAAGCATGTACAAAAAACTGCTGGACATCGTAGAAGACGCCAGCATTTATCTAGAAGAATATACCCGCACCAAGATTGGGCAAGAAGAACTGCACAATCTCGAAATCAAGAAAATGCTGCGGGACTATAGCTGA
- a CDS encoding iron ABC transporter permease, which produces MSVGTTRQQPIRARTPLLAGGVCLCAFLLLGCFIASIGLGVADISPGQVLQALTAPDGSTEHLIIRTVRTPRSITALLVGAAVAVAGAIMQGLTRNPLADPGILGINSGAALAVVMAVFWLNAASLTVYAGFALIGAAIAAIAVYGLGSLGRGGLTPLNLTIAGAALTALVSSLTTGILILSQRTLEEIRFWLAGSVAGRDIELVIQVMPYLAVGLILGLLMGKQLTTLSLGESVAQGLGQKTGWVKGVAAVSVVLLAGGSVAIAGPIGFIGLIVPHIVRFWAGADYRWILPYSALVGAILLLLADIGARLIIQPQELPVGIVMPLLGAPFFIYLTRSRVRR; this is translated from the coding sequence GTGTCAGTTGGGACAACTCGGCAACAACCTATCCGCGCCAGAACCCCTCTCCTGGCAGGCGGAGTCTGCTTATGTGCGTTCCTTCTATTAGGATGCTTCATTGCCAGCATTGGGTTAGGCGTTGCCGACATCAGCCCCGGCCAAGTTCTGCAGGCGCTGACGGCTCCCGATGGCTCTACCGAACACCTGATCATTCGAACCGTTCGAACCCCCCGTTCGATTACGGCCCTCTTGGTGGGGGCAGCAGTGGCGGTGGCGGGGGCAATTATGCAAGGGTTAACGCGCAACCCCCTGGCTGATCCGGGCATTTTGGGCATCAATTCAGGGGCAGCCCTAGCTGTAGTGATGGCTGTGTTCTGGCTCAATGCAGCTTCCTTAACCGTTTACGCTGGGTTTGCCCTGATCGGAGCCGCGATCGCTGCGATCGCAGTGTACGGACTCGGCTCACTGGGGCGAGGGGGCCTGACGCCCCTGAATCTGACCATTGCCGGAGCCGCACTGACCGCTCTCGTGTCGTCCCTAACGACAGGTATTCTCATTCTGAGCCAGCGCACCCTGGAAGAGATTCGCTTTTGGCTAGCAGGGTCTGTCGCCGGGCGCGACATAGAGCTGGTGATACAGGTGATGCCCTACCTGGCAGTGGGCCTAATCCTGGGATTGTTAATGGGCAAACAGCTGACCACCCTGAGCCTGGGAGAGTCTGTAGCTCAGGGGCTGGGTCAAAAAACCGGCTGGGTTAAAGGGGTTGCCGCAGTCAGCGTAGTGTTATTAGCAGGAGGGTCAGTGGCGATCGCAGGCCCAATCGGGTTCATCGGGCTGATTGTGCCCCACATCGTGCGTTTCTGGGCCGGGGCCGACTACCGCTGGATTTTGCCCTACTCAGCCCTGGTCGGAGCCATTTTGCTACTGCTAGCCGACATCGGCGCCCGACTCATCATTCAACCCCAAGAACTCCCCGTAGGCATCGTCATGCCACTGCTAGGGGCACCGTTTTTTATCTACCTCACACGTTCCCGAGTGAGACGGTAA
- a CDS encoding redoxin family protein: MVFNHEGQRVPQVTFWMFAEGGWYGLSTAELFDHKTVVAFAVPGAFAYPCSSIQLLGYNEYAQVFRTNGVDEILCISVNDPFSLTTWAQTEGADQVHFIPDVNGDFTREMKMMVNLSSQGMGYRSWRYSMLVRDGVIEKMFVEREAVGTIPVVSNAETMLNYINPEAEKPEQTVVLMQLWRTILS, encoded by the coding sequence GTGGTGTTCAATCATGAAGGCCAGCGGGTTCCTCAAGTGACCTTTTGGATGTTTGCTGAGGGAGGGTGGTACGGTCTTTCGACAGCGGAACTCTTTGATCACAAAACCGTGGTAGCGTTTGCAGTCCCGGGAGCCTTTGCCTATCCTTGTTCTTCTATTCAGCTATTAGGCTACAACGAGTATGCCCAGGTATTTCGAACGAACGGTGTAGATGAGATCCTTTGCATTTCGGTCAATGATCCGTTTTCGTTGACAACTTGGGCGCAAACAGAAGGCGCTGATCAGGTGCACTTTATCCCCGATGTAAACGGCGACTTTACCCGCGAGATGAAGATGATGGTAAATCTTTCTAGTCAAGGGATGGGGTATCGCTCTTGGCGCTATTCCATGTTAGTGAGGGACGGGGTGATTGAAAAAATGTTTGTTGAACGAGAGGCGGTTGGAACGATCCCGGTGGTTTCTAATGCTGAAACCATGTTGAACTACATTAACCCAGAGGCCGAGAAGCCTGAGCAGACGGTTGTGCTAATGCAACTATGGCGGACCATACTTTCGTGA
- a CDS encoding SDR family oxidoreductase: MDFHNRTILITGGSSGMGLDTARLILDRGGQVTITGRRPDTLQQAAEELVADDDNRKARLLTVQNDAADLSQIGNLFAQIESRFGQLHGLFVNAGIGIFKPVEALNEEDFDMLVNINFRGLFFTVQKALPLLTDGSSIVLNASWTAHRGMVGAHLYSATKAAVHSLARTLANELAPRGIRVNSVSPGYIRTPIVDKIEMSNDDVEAKAKEVPLGRWGRGDEIAHPVAFLLSDGASYMSGQDFLIDGGLVGTHQTAKP, translated from the coding sequence ATGGATTTTCACAACCGCACTATCCTCATTACCGGTGGCAGTAGCGGCATGGGCCTCGACACCGCTCGTCTGATCCTTGATCGCGGGGGTCAAGTGACCATCACCGGCCGTCGCCCTGATACGCTCCAACAAGCCGCCGAAGAACTCGTTGCCGATGACGACAACCGCAAAGCCCGACTGCTTACCGTCCAGAACGACGCCGCCGACCTCAGCCAGATTGGCAACCTTTTTGCCCAGATCGAATCCCGCTTTGGTCAGCTCCATGGCCTGTTCGTCAATGCCGGCATCGGGATCTTCAAACCCGTTGAAGCGCTAAATGAGGAGGACTTCGACATGCTTGTCAACATCAACTTCCGCGGTCTATTCTTCACCGTCCAGAAAGCCCTGCCCCTCTTAACCGACGGTAGCTCGATTGTGCTTAACGCCTCTTGGACCGCTCACCGAGGGATGGTCGGTGCCCATCTGTATTCCGCCACCAAGGCCGCCGTCCACAGCCTGGCCCGCACCCTGGCCAACGAACTCGCCCCTCGCGGCATCCGCGTCAACTCCGTCAGCCCCGGCTACATCCGTACTCCCATCGTCGATAAGATTGAGATGTCCAATGATGACGTGGAAGCCAAGGCAAAGGAGGTTCCGCTTGGCCGCTGGGGCCGCGGTGACGAGATCGCCCACCCCGTCGCGTTCCTTCTGTCCGACGGCGCGTCCTACATGAGCGGCCAAGATTTTTTGATTGATGGCGGTTTAGTCGGGACCCATCAGACAGCCAAACCCTAA
- a CDS encoding iron ABC transporter permease, which produces MSPPTQSSTLRKRWLIFRTSRLSLRLDQRVPGVMLGLFFVTLAAMVWSIGQGEYPVPPLDVIRTILGLPTDNPDYGFIVNTLRLPRTLVAWGVGIALAIAGTLTQGITRNPLAAPGIIGVNAGASLAAVSLIVVFPAVPIAALPVAAFTGALTVAVLIYLLAWKGGSSPVRLILVGVGFSLIAGALTNLMVTFGNINDVSQALVWLAGSVYGRSWSQLLAFIPWLFGFGLLSLLLSRELNALQMGDDVARSLGSRLEWQRGWLLLSSVALAGAAVATAGSINFVGLMAPHIARQLVGPSHEGMLPVAALTGGMVVVVADLIGRLLFAPIELPCGIVTAIVGAPYFLYLLIRTRRA; this is translated from the coding sequence ATGTCCCCTCCCACTCAATCCTCTACGCTTAGAAAAAGATGGCTCATCTTCCGTACCAGTAGGCTGTCGCTGCGATTAGATCAGCGGGTGCCGGGGGTGATGCTGGGGCTGTTTTTCGTCACCCTGGCAGCAATGGTATGGAGCATCGGCCAAGGGGAATATCCGGTGCCGCCGCTGGATGTGATTCGGACGATTTTAGGGCTACCGACAGACAACCCAGACTATGGGTTTATCGTCAATACGCTGCGGCTACCCCGAACCCTAGTCGCCTGGGGAGTGGGGATAGCGCTAGCGATCGCAGGTACCCTGACCCAGGGCATTACCCGCAATCCCCTCGCCGCCCCTGGCATTATTGGGGTCAATGCTGGGGCATCACTCGCCGCCGTCAGCTTGATTGTGGTATTTCCAGCCGTGCCCATTGCAGCATTGCCTGTGGCGGCCTTCACTGGTGCCCTGACAGTGGCGGTGCTCATTTACCTGCTGGCCTGGAAGGGAGGCAGCTCCCCAGTCAGGCTGATTTTGGTCGGCGTTGGCTTTAGCCTCATTGCCGGGGCACTCACGAACTTGATGGTGACTTTTGGCAACATCAACGACGTGAGTCAGGCGCTTGTGTGGTTAGCCGGTAGCGTCTATGGACGCAGTTGGTCGCAATTGCTGGCGTTCATACCCTGGTTATTTGGGTTTGGGCTGTTGTCACTCCTGCTCAGCCGTGAACTCAATGCCCTACAAATGGGAGATGATGTCGCCCGTAGCCTGGGCAGTCGTCTGGAGTGGCAGCGGGGTTGGCTCCTGCTCAGCAGCGTTGCCCTAGCCGGAGCCGCAGTCGCCACCGCAGGCAGTATCAACTTTGTAGGGCTGATGGCCCCTCACATCGCACGGCAATTAGTCGGCCCCTCCCACGAGGGAATGCTGCCCGTAGCCGCACTCACCGGCGGGATGGTGGTGGTCGTGGCTGACCTGATTGGGCGACTGCTGTTTGCCCCCATTGAGCTGCCCTGTGGCATCGTCACCGCGATCGTCGGGGCACCTTACTTCTTATATCTGCTAATTCGCACCCGGCGGGCTTAG
- a CDS encoding DUF4344 domain-containing metallopeptidase, which translates to MNRSQKFRLATLGPLITVWGCAMLEPTASYSQPITNPDLGDLILYYEPPLDEGFNEIYTILQETAFFDDLVAELNRTYRLPQDIDIVFVECGEENAFYDPEAVEVNMCYELLRKYADIFAEEYQGNYSDEVILAGHFTFLHELGHALVDQYQLPIIAREEDVVDSFATILLLQTGEEDAVIAGIEQFDVDAAEDEEFGELPFWGEHSLSIQRLYNIACLAYGSDPTAYADFVGDDFLPEERAEQCPEEYEQAAEGWQTLLTEFIK; encoded by the coding sequence ATGAATCGTTCCCAGAAGTTTCGCTTGGCAACATTGGGGCCTCTGATAACCGTATGGGGGTGTGCCATGCTAGAACCAACGGCCAGTTATTCACAGCCCATTACCAACCCAGATCTCGGGGATTTAATTCTGTACTACGAGCCCCCTTTAGACGAAGGCTTTAACGAAATCTATACTATTTTGCAGGAGACAGCATTTTTCGATGATCTAGTCGCAGAACTCAATCGCACCTACCGCCTCCCTCAGGACATTGACATCGTATTTGTTGAATGTGGCGAAGAAAACGCCTTTTACGATCCTGAGGCTGTGGAAGTTAACATGTGCTACGAGCTGCTTCGAAAATACGCAGATATTTTTGCAGAAGAATATCAGGGAAATTACAGCGATGAAGTGATTTTGGCGGGGCATTTTACCTTTTTGCATGAGTTGGGTCATGCTCTAGTCGATCAATACCAGTTGCCTATCATCGCGCGAGAAGAAGATGTAGTCGATTCTTTTGCAACTATTCTGTTACTGCAAACGGGTGAAGAAGATGCCGTAATCGCAGGAATTGAACAATTCGATGTAGATGCAGCGGAGGATGAAGAGTTTGGTGAACTCCCTTTCTGGGGTGAGCATAGCCTGAGCATCCAGCGGTTATATAACATCGCCTGTTTAGCGTATGGGAGTGACCCAACTGCGTACGCAGATTTTGTTGGAGATGATTTTTTGCCGGAAGAACGGGCAGAACAATGTCCTGAAGAATATGAGCAAGCTGCAGAGGGTTGGCAAACCTTATTAACGGAATTCATCAAGTAA
- the katG gene encoding catalase/peroxidase HPI — protein sequence MSDLGSTMSSQPTSSTGGCPFTGAARKFTAGTGTSNQDWWPNQLNLKILHQHSSKSDPMDEAFDYAEAFKSLDLEAVKRDIFTLMTMSQDWWPADYGHYGPFFIRMAWHSAGTYRISDGRGGGGTGNQRFAPVNSWPDNGNLDKARRLLWPIKQKYGQKISWADLMILAGNCALESMGLKTFGFAGGRADIWEPEEDIYWGAEAEWLGDKRYTGDRELEDPLGAVQMGLIYVNPEGPNGRPDPVASGRDIRETFGRMAMNDEETVALVAGGHTFGKCHGAGDSALVGPEPEAARIEEQGLGWKSRFGSGIGVHVITSGIEGAWTTNPVKWDNNYFENLFGYEWELTKSPAGAHQWVPKGGAAADAVPDAHDPSRRHAPIMTTADMAMKMDPIYGPISRRFFEHPEQFADAFARAWFKLTHRDMGPRVRYLGPEVPSEELIWQDPVPAVTHELIDEQDIATLKEQIIASSLSVSQLVATAWASASTFRGSDMRGGANGARIRLAPQKDWDVNQPAQLATVLQTLEAIQSTFNASQSGGKRVSLADVIVLGGCAAVEQAAKKAGWYDVKVPFKPGRTDASPAQTDVESFAVLEPIADGFRNYVKGKYPIPTEKLLVDRAQLLTLTAPEMTVLIGGLRVLNANVGQAQHGVLTNRPETLTNDFFVNLLDLGTTWKAVSEAEDVFEGRDRATGEQKWTGTRVDLIFGSNSQLRAIAEVYGCEDSQQKFVQDFVAAWDKVMNLDRFDVA from the coding sequence ATGAGCGACTTAGGAAGTACCATGAGTAGCCAACCTACTAGCAGTACAGGAGGATGCCCATTTACTGGCGCAGCCCGTAAGTTTACCGCAGGTACTGGAACGTCTAACCAAGATTGGTGGCCGAATCAGTTAAACCTGAAAATCCTCCACCAGCACTCCTCCAAGTCTGATCCTATGGACGAGGCGTTTGATTACGCTGAGGCGTTCAAAAGTCTCGACTTAGAGGCTGTGAAGCGAGACATCTTCACCCTGATGACGATGTCCCAGGATTGGTGGCCAGCCGACTACGGTCACTATGGGCCATTCTTTATCCGGATGGCTTGGCACAGTGCGGGGACGTACCGCATCAGCGACGGACGCGGTGGCGGTGGCACCGGCAACCAGCGGTTTGCGCCTGTGAACAGCTGGCCTGACAATGGCAATCTTGACAAGGCGCGCCGGTTGCTTTGGCCCATTAAGCAAAAGTATGGACAGAAAATCTCGTGGGCCGACCTGATGATCCTCGCGGGTAACTGCGCGCTAGAGTCGATGGGGCTCAAGACGTTTGGGTTTGCTGGTGGACGCGCAGACATTTGGGAACCCGAAGAAGACATTTACTGGGGGGCTGAGGCCGAGTGGCTGGGCGACAAGCGCTACACCGGCGATCGCGAGCTTGAAGATCCGCTGGGTGCGGTTCAAATGGGCCTCATCTACGTGAATCCAGAAGGGCCGAATGGTCGCCCTGACCCGGTCGCCTCGGGCCGAGACATTCGTGAAACCTTCGGACGGATGGCCATGAATGACGAGGAGACCGTCGCACTCGTGGCCGGTGGCCACACCTTCGGTAAGTGCCACGGCGCTGGCGATTCCGCATTGGTGGGGCCTGAGCCCGAGGCGGCTCGCATTGAAGAGCAAGGCCTGGGCTGGAAGAGCCGCTTTGGCAGCGGCATCGGCGTTCATGTGATCACCAGCGGCATCGAAGGTGCATGGACCACTAACCCCGTGAAATGGGATAACAACTACTTCGAAAACCTATTTGGCTATGAGTGGGAGCTGACCAAAAGTCCAGCAGGCGCACACCAGTGGGTTCCCAAAGGAGGCGCGGCTGCCGATGCGGTACCGGATGCCCACGATCCGTCAAGGCGGCATGCACCTATCATGACCACGGCGGACATGGCCATGAAAATGGATCCCATCTACGGGCCTATTTCACGCCGTTTCTTTGAGCACCCAGAGCAGTTTGCCGATGCCTTCGCCCGGGCATGGTTCAAACTGACCCACCGCGACATGGGGCCTCGCGTGCGTTACCTCGGCCCTGAGGTTCCTTCAGAGGAGCTGATCTGGCAAGATCCGGTCCCTGCAGTCACCCATGAACTGATTGATGAGCAGGATATCGCGACGCTGAAGGAACAGATTATTGCCTCCAGTTTGTCTGTTTCCCAATTGGTTGCAACGGCTTGGGCATCGGCCTCAACCTTCCGGGGGTCTGATATGCGCGGTGGGGCCAACGGAGCCCGCATTCGTCTCGCACCGCAGAAGGATTGGGACGTTAACCAGCCAGCACAATTAGCGACGGTGCTGCAGACTCTGGAAGCCATCCAAAGCACCTTCAACGCCTCTCAGTCTGGCGGGAAGCGGGTTTCGCTGGCTGACGTGATTGTGCTGGGCGGCTGTGCAGCGGTTGAGCAAGCAGCGAAGAAAGCGGGTTGGTACGATGTCAAGGTTCCTTTCAAGCCGGGACGCACCGATGCCTCACCCGCGCAAACCGACGTGGAATCCTTTGCTGTCCTCGAACCGATCGCAGACGGATTCCGCAACTACGTCAAAGGCAAGTACCCCATCCCTACCGAGAAGCTGCTGGTGGATCGGGCTCAGTTGCTAACGCTGACCGCACCTGAGATGACGGTTCTCATCGGGGGTCTGCGCGTCTTGAATGCCAACGTTGGACAGGCCCAGCACGGTGTGTTGACCAACCGGCCAGAGACCTTGACCAATGACTTCTTCGTGAACCTGCTTGATCTGGGTACCACGTGGAAGGCCGTCTCTGAAGCGGAAGATGTGTTCGAAGGGCGCGATCGCGCTACGGGTGAACAGAAGTGGACCGGCACCCGGGTCGACCTCATCTTTGGTTCCAACTCACAGCTGCGTGCGATCGCTGAAGTCTATGGCTGTGAAGATTCCCAGCAAAAGTTTGTACAAGACTTCGTGGCCGCTTGGGATAAAGTGATGAACCTTGATCGCTTTGACGTTGCTTAG